One window of the Triticum dicoccoides isolate Atlit2015 ecotype Zavitan chromosome 3B, WEW_v2.0, whole genome shotgun sequence genome contains the following:
- the LOC119275948 gene encoding AMSH-like ubiquitin thioesterase 3 isoform X2: MGPPQPAKGIISIEACARPIAVDHRISLPYYFRIAGTLLRQAKIYRDEKNILDLYVILLRYTSLLCETIPKHRDYPVFKLREAEFVRNANSSTLIDVVNELESLKPVVKRQLVEHNRRGSPEANGLNGTPAASLRTEKHPRTTYSTQPFVGSLQKFYPDGRHHVASWTSIQTDRQIRKQYVNLPFPKEETLARHSILGPNGLHGQWNGPVAAVKVQYPCNLEFTQSDMTSLVPAMLNQDGLHGPSTTHPDSTTKDNDDMQSVLSLDDGRWSAPAEECTSTPSASLEGELSQLNIRQPSPPPILAEVHPDRAPPISPSRVADPTQGLAISETGRYHNLHVPVKLMECFLRVAEANTKRSLETCGVLAGTLKKRTFHITTLIIPKQKSTSDSCEATNEEELFEVQDKGSLFTLGWIHTHPTQSCFLSSIDLHNHYSYQVMLPEAIAIVMAPTDTRNTSPFQDFRLGQ, from the exons ATGGGGCCACCGCAGCCagccaagggcatcatcagcatCGAGGCCTGCGCGCGGCCGATCGCCGTCGACCACCGCATCAGCCTCCCCTACTACTTCCGCATCGCGGGCACCCTCCTCCGCCAG GCCAAGATATATCGAGATGAGAAGAACATCCTCGACCTGTATGTCATCCTCCTGAGATATACGAG CTTGCTGTGTGAGACCATCCCCAAGCACCGTGACTACCCCGTATTCAAGTTGAGGGAAGCAGAGTTCGTCAGAAACGCCAACTCCTCT ACACTCATTGATGTTGTCAATGAGCTTGAGTCTCTGAAGCCAGTTGTGAAGCGGCAGCTCGTTGAGCATAACAGAAGGGGTAGCCCGGAAGCTAATGGTCTGAATGGAACCCCTGCTGCAAGTTTAAGGACGGAGAAGCATCCTCGAACCACATATTCCACACAG CCATTTGTAGGTTCATTGCAAAAATTCTACCCAGATGGGAGGCATCACGTGGCATCATGGACAAGTATCCAAACTGATAGGCAGATCCGCAAACA ATATGTAAATCTGCCTTTTCCAAAAGAAGAGACACTGGCTAGACATTCAATATTAGGGCCTAATGGGCTTCATGGACAATGGAATGGACCTGTTGCTGCAGTCAAG GTCCAATATCCATGCAATCTTGAATTTACACAAAGTGATATGACAAG TCTAGTGCCGGCTATGTTGAACCAAGATGGTCTGCATGGTCCCAGTACCACACATCCCGATAGCACTACAAAAGACAACGATGATATGCAATCTGTTCTATCTCTTGATGATGGTCGATGGTCTGCACCAGCAGAAGAATGCACCTCTACGCCTTCTGCTAGTCTGGAGGGAGAATTGTCCCAGTTGAATATCAGACAGCCTTCACCCCCGCCAATCCTGGCAGAAGTACATCCTGATCGCGCACCCCCAATTTCTCCATCAAGAGTTGCTGATCCAACACAAGGACTTGCTATATCAGAAACCGGTCGTTATCATAACTTGCATGTT CCGGTGAAGTTGATGGAGTGTTTTCTAAGGGTTGCTGAGGCGAACACTAAAAGAAGTTTAGAAACTTGTGGGGTTCTTGCTGGTACCCTG AAAAAGAGAACTTTTCATATTACAACCTTAATAATTCCAAAGCAGAAATCTACATCTGATTCG TGTGAAGCTACAAATGAAGAAGAACTATTTGAAGTTCAGGACAAGGGCTCACTATTCACCCTTGGTTGGATTCAT ACACATCCAACGCAGTCCTGTTTCCTGTCCTCTATTGACCTCCACAATCATTATTCGTACCAG GTCATGCTACCTGAGGCAATTGCAATAGTTATGGCACCTACTGACACAAGAAA CACATCTCCATTTCAGGATTTCAGGCTAGGTCAGTAA
- the LOC119275948 gene encoding AMSH-like ubiquitin thioesterase 3 isoform X1 → MGPPQPAKGIISIEACARPIAVDHRISLPYYFRIAGTLLRQAKIYRDEKNILDLYVILLRYTSLLCETIPKHRDYPVFKLREAEFVRNANSSTLIDVVNELESLKPVVKRQLVEHNRRGSPEANGLNGTPAASLRTEKHPRTTYSTQPFVGSLQKFYPDGRHHVASWTSIQTDRQIRKQYVNLPFPKEETLARHSILGPNGLHGQWNGPVAAVKVQYPCNLEFTQSDMTSLVPAMLNQDGLHGPSTTHPDSTTKDNDDMQSVLSLDDGRWSAPAEECTSTPSASLEGELSQLNIRQPSPPPILAEVHPDRAPPISPSRVADPTQGLAISETGRYHNLHVPVKLMECFLRVAEANTKRSLETCGVLAGTLKKRTFHITTLIIPKQKSTSDSCEATNEEELFEVQDKGSLFTLGWIHTHPTQSCFLSSIDLHNHYSYQVMLPEAIAIVMAPTDTRKKHGIFHLTDPGGIGVIHDCPERGFHPHKAPLDGSPIYEHCSHVYMNADTKFDMIDLREQ, encoded by the exons ATGGGGCCACCGCAGCCagccaagggcatcatcagcatCGAGGCCTGCGCGCGGCCGATCGCCGTCGACCACCGCATCAGCCTCCCCTACTACTTCCGCATCGCGGGCACCCTCCTCCGCCAG GCCAAGATATATCGAGATGAGAAGAACATCCTCGACCTGTATGTCATCCTCCTGAGATATACGAG CTTGCTGTGTGAGACCATCCCCAAGCACCGTGACTACCCCGTATTCAAGTTGAGGGAAGCAGAGTTCGTCAGAAACGCCAACTCCTCT ACACTCATTGATGTTGTCAATGAGCTTGAGTCTCTGAAGCCAGTTGTGAAGCGGCAGCTCGTTGAGCATAACAGAAGGGGTAGCCCGGAAGCTAATGGTCTGAATGGAACCCCTGCTGCAAGTTTAAGGACGGAGAAGCATCCTCGAACCACATATTCCACACAG CCATTTGTAGGTTCATTGCAAAAATTCTACCCAGATGGGAGGCATCACGTGGCATCATGGACAAGTATCCAAACTGATAGGCAGATCCGCAAACA ATATGTAAATCTGCCTTTTCCAAAAGAAGAGACACTGGCTAGACATTCAATATTAGGGCCTAATGGGCTTCATGGACAATGGAATGGACCTGTTGCTGCAGTCAAG GTCCAATATCCATGCAATCTTGAATTTACACAAAGTGATATGACAAG TCTAGTGCCGGCTATGTTGAACCAAGATGGTCTGCATGGTCCCAGTACCACACATCCCGATAGCACTACAAAAGACAACGATGATATGCAATCTGTTCTATCTCTTGATGATGGTCGATGGTCTGCACCAGCAGAAGAATGCACCTCTACGCCTTCTGCTAGTCTGGAGGGAGAATTGTCCCAGTTGAATATCAGACAGCCTTCACCCCCGCCAATCCTGGCAGAAGTACATCCTGATCGCGCACCCCCAATTTCTCCATCAAGAGTTGCTGATCCAACACAAGGACTTGCTATATCAGAAACCGGTCGTTATCATAACTTGCATGTT CCGGTGAAGTTGATGGAGTGTTTTCTAAGGGTTGCTGAGGCGAACACTAAAAGAAGTTTAGAAACTTGTGGGGTTCTTGCTGGTACCCTG AAAAAGAGAACTTTTCATATTACAACCTTAATAATTCCAAAGCAGAAATCTACATCTGATTCG TGTGAAGCTACAAATGAAGAAGAACTATTTGAAGTTCAGGACAAGGGCTCACTATTCACCCTTGGTTGGATTCAT ACACATCCAACGCAGTCCTGTTTCCTGTCCTCTATTGACCTCCACAATCATTATTCGTACCAG GTCATGCTACCTGAGGCAATTGCAATAGTTATGGCACCTACTGACACAAGAAA AAAACATGGTATATTTCATCTAACGGATCCGGGTGGTATTGGTGTGATCCATGATTGCCCGGAGAGAGGATTCCATCCACATAAAGCCCCTCTGGATGGCTCACCAATCTACGAGCATTGCTCTCACGTGTACATGAATGCTGATACAAAGTTTGATATGATTGACCTCCGAGAACAGTGA